The Nitrospira sp. KM1 genome includes a window with the following:
- the fliS gene encoding flagellar export chaperone FliS: MSSPYTRQYEQTQVMTSSGVQLIVLLYDGAIQSIELARQGMQTNNVNDKGRFLGRAISIVGELNSVLDFERGGEIARSLNRLYDYMMTELVQANLRNDPKHLDGPLRCLTTLREGWRILAQQQTELVAAGK, encoded by the coding sequence ATGAGTTCGCCGTACACGAGACAATATGAACAGACTCAAGTCATGACATCTTCCGGAGTTCAATTGATCGTACTCTTGTACGACGGAGCGATTCAGTCGATCGAGCTTGCCCGGCAAGGCATGCAAACCAACAATGTCAACGACAAGGGGCGGTTCCTCGGCCGTGCCATTTCCATCGTTGGAGAATTGAACAGCGTCCTCGACTTCGAGCGTGGCGGCGAGATCGCGAGGTCGCTCAATCGTTTGTATGACTACATGATGACCGAGCTTGTGCAGGCGAATCTTCGCAACGATCCGAAACATTTAGATGGCCCGCTTCGGTGCCTGACCACGCTTCGGGAGGGCTGGCGGATATTGGCTCAACAGCAAACTGAGTTGGTCGCCGCAGGAAAATGA
- a CDS encoding glycosyltransferase, with translation MNHFAQNIERIRKHNPALAQAVMESGACGMSIQTSREGSPSAMHNGQWIHSSYDPRKEAHSWAAAQVKDWKDGELGVVLGVGLLYHVEALVAAKGRDLRVAVVVPDLSFMKEAITVRSVGNWFDEVEWLWGPQRDLATQLSGHKVPLRFFTFASAARLHAAHHQELETALRHAITTGSGQLHVAVVGPIYGGSLPIAGYAVRALEGLGHRVTWIDHHIHYASYEAFGTVRDSRNRLALQSRFADVLSLETMTRLADDPPDLVLALAQAPLTMAVLEHLRKKKFVTAMWFVENYRHLTYWQQLAAGYEYWFVFQREECIEALKRAGAPHVSYLPMAADPEIHCPRVLTEGEQSEFKSDVSFVGAGYANRRALLPRWLSPEWTFRLWGNEWDGASNLRHVLQREGRRIDTDTCVKVFNASSINLNLHSWSGDGLDVQADFVNPRTFELAACGAFQLVDDRRLLPEVFTEGEVVRFKNAADVPRLIRHWLNDADARHAIASAGRQRVLREHTYRDRMRELLTTIGFHQPDRIGAILRGDRDADRMANEASSPELVALLRRFPAGRRVELKDVAAEIRSRGAGHSLGREEMLILMMDSYRAETRDLV, from the coding sequence GTGAATCACTTTGCACAGAACATCGAGCGGATTCGCAAGCACAATCCGGCTCTCGCGCAAGCCGTGATGGAGAGCGGCGCTTGCGGAATGAGCATACAGACGTCTCGAGAAGGCAGTCCTTCAGCCATGCACAACGGACAATGGATCCATAGTTCGTACGACCCTCGAAAGGAAGCTCATTCCTGGGCTGCCGCTCAGGTCAAGGATTGGAAAGATGGGGAGCTCGGTGTGGTGCTTGGAGTCGGACTGCTGTATCACGTGGAAGCCTTAGTCGCTGCGAAGGGCCGGGATCTCCGAGTGGCCGTCGTTGTGCCGGATCTCTCATTCATGAAAGAAGCAATCACGGTCAGATCCGTGGGGAACTGGTTCGATGAAGTGGAATGGCTCTGGGGCCCTCAAAGGGACCTTGCGACGCAGCTCTCTGGGCACAAGGTACCGCTGCGGTTCTTTACCTTCGCATCGGCGGCTCGGTTGCACGCCGCTCACCATCAAGAATTAGAAACGGCTCTTCGCCATGCCATTACGACTGGGTCCGGGCAATTACACGTGGCGGTCGTCGGCCCGATCTACGGAGGCTCACTCCCAATCGCAGGGTATGCTGTCCGAGCGCTTGAAGGTCTTGGACACCGCGTGACGTGGATCGACCATCACATCCATTACGCCAGTTACGAAGCATTCGGCACGGTCCGCGACAGCCGTAACCGGCTTGCATTGCAGAGCCGATTTGCCGACGTGCTCAGCCTGGAAACAATGACCAGGTTGGCGGACGATCCGCCCGATTTGGTGCTGGCGCTGGCCCAGGCACCGTTGACCATGGCCGTGCTCGAACATTTGAGAAAAAAGAAATTTGTCACGGCCATGTGGTTTGTCGAAAACTACCGGCATTTGACGTACTGGCAGCAATTGGCGGCCGGCTACGAGTATTGGTTTGTTTTCCAACGAGAGGAGTGTATCGAAGCGCTGAAACGTGCGGGCGCTCCGCATGTCAGCTACCTTCCCATGGCCGCGGATCCAGAGATCCATTGTCCGCGAGTGCTCACGGAGGGCGAACAGAGCGAATTCAAATCAGATGTATCCTTCGTGGGGGCCGGCTATGCCAATCGAAGAGCTCTCCTTCCACGGTGGCTGTCGCCAGAGTGGACATTCCGATTATGGGGCAACGAGTGGGACGGCGCCAGCAATCTGAGGCACGTGTTGCAGCGTGAAGGACGACGAATCGACACCGACACGTGCGTGAAGGTCTTCAACGCGTCATCGATCAATCTCAACCTGCACTCCTGGTCGGGTGATGGACTCGACGTGCAGGCTGATTTCGTTAATCCGAGGACCTTCGAACTGGCGGCCTGCGGAGCGTTCCAGCTAGTGGACGATCGCCGGCTCCTGCCGGAAGTCTTCACGGAAGGCGAAGTAGTGCGATTCAAGAACGCGGCAGACGTTCCGCGGCTTATCCGCCACTGGCTGAACGATGCGGATGCCCGCCACGCGATCGCGTCTGCAGGCCGGCAGCGTGTTCTGCGTGAGCATACGTACCGGGATCGCATGAGGGAATTACTGACGACGATCGGATTCCATCAACCGGACCGGATCGGAGCCATTCTTCGAGGAGATCGCGATGCTGATCGCATGGCGAACGAGGCGTCGTCTCCGGAGCTCGTCGCACTGTTGCGACGGTTTCCGGCGGGCCGCCGCGTCGAGTTGAAGGATGTGGCGGCTGAGATCCGCTCGCGAGGTGCCGGCCACTCACTTGGGCGGGAGGAAATGCTGATTCTGATGATGGACAGCTATCGAGCGGAGACGCGGGATTTAGTATGA
- a CDS encoding flagellin, translating to MALIVNNNPASIAAQRNLSVNTLGLSRSVERLSSGLRITRAADDAAGLGLSETLRAHIRSINQAVRNSSDGISLTQVADGAASTIGSLLARLRELASQSASGTVGATERSYIDQEFVALRSEIDRIATVTEYNGQALTSGSTISFSVQVGFKSGTGNTLSLDLNDLTLSSLGLSSVNVSTSANAQSVLSNIDSAISAVATARAEYGSLQNRFEATIANLQISSENLTAAESRIRDADIAYETSQFTKNQVLVQAGIATLAQANTLPQQALALLRG from the coding sequence ATGGCTTTAATCGTGAACAACAACCCCGCATCTATTGCGGCTCAGCGAAATCTCTCGGTGAACACCCTGGGGTTGAGCCGCTCGGTCGAGCGCTTGTCGTCTGGTCTCCGGATCACTCGCGCGGCCGATGACGCTGCCGGTCTCGGACTGTCCGAGACGTTGCGCGCACACATCCGCAGCATCAATCAGGCTGTCAGAAACTCGTCCGACGGCATCAGCTTGACCCAGGTTGCTGACGGCGCGGCGTCGACGATCGGATCCTTGCTGGCCCGCCTCCGCGAATTGGCCTCTCAATCGGCCAGCGGAACGGTCGGTGCGACCGAACGGTCTTACATCGATCAGGAGTTCGTCGCGTTGCGCTCCGAAATCGACCGTATCGCAACGGTCACGGAATACAACGGACAGGCCCTGACCAGCGGAAGCACCATCAGCTTCAGCGTTCAAGTGGGATTCAAGAGCGGCACAGGCAATACCCTGTCGCTGGATCTCAATGACCTGACGTTGTCATCGTTGGGTTTGTCGTCGGTCAACGTGTCGACATCGGCGAACGCGCAAAGCGTGCTGAGCAATATCGACAGTGCGATCAGCGCGGTGGCTACGGCACGAGCCGAGTACGGCTCGCTGCAGAACCGGTTTGAGGCCACGATTGCGAATCTGCAGATTTCCAGTGAGAACCTCACGGCTGCAGAATCCCGGATCCGCGATGCCGACATCGCGTATGAAACGTCCCAGTTCACCAAGAACCAGGTTCTGGTGCAAGCAGGTATTGCCACCCTGGCGCAGGCAAATACATTGCCGCAACAGGCGCTGGCACTGCTTCGAGGGTAA
- the fliD gene encoding flagellar filament capping protein FliD, translated as MAGISFGGLGNGIDFGQVVDQLVQASRLPVDRLNEKKTNLNNKLTDLTTLGGKLIALQSAADALRLPTSYDRTTASVGDPTVLSVTASSTAIAGTYSVKVLQLAQSNQITNKATKAVASETTDIVSGSTATFTFKVGTGSNQTVTLEATETMSDLRSKINDLGAGVTASLVNTGTEAAPAYRLVLNATTSGSAGAITIVADGTDLDFGNTTGTGGTDVLQAAQNAKVVIGDPALNPITIERTSNSISDAINGVTLALTKTTGADPVQISVTQDSTAVKNNIKALATAYNEIVKFINERSTYDVTTKKGGIFFNEPTARTVLSKLRTALGAGVEGATIYGSVGQVGFKTERDGTITVDDGQLGTAISTNYTAVKALFSNQGTLKGLAQALVSAVDTLDDSASGSLSVRKTGLTSEISRVSDDIARQEDRLSAYEERLKAQFASLDALLRQIQSQTNSLQGLSSTSST; from the coding sequence ATGGCGGGTATCAGCTTCGGGGGGCTTGGGAACGGTATCGATTTTGGTCAAGTCGTCGATCAACTGGTGCAGGCTTCACGCCTGCCGGTTGATCGACTGAATGAGAAGAAAACCAACCTCAACAACAAACTGACCGATCTCACCACGCTCGGCGGCAAACTGATCGCATTGCAAAGCGCGGCCGACGCACTTCGTCTTCCGACCTCATACGATCGGACAACTGCTTCGGTCGGCGATCCCACGGTCCTCTCGGTGACGGCTTCGTCTACCGCCATCGCGGGGACGTACAGCGTAAAAGTTCTCCAACTCGCCCAATCCAATCAGATCACCAACAAGGCGACGAAAGCCGTGGCCAGTGAGACGACCGACATTGTCAGCGGGAGCACCGCCACATTCACGTTTAAAGTCGGAACCGGTTCGAACCAAACGGTCACCCTGGAGGCGACCGAGACCATGAGTGACCTCCGCAGCAAGATCAACGATTTGGGAGCCGGGGTGACGGCTTCTCTGGTCAATACCGGAACCGAAGCCGCGCCGGCCTATCGGCTTGTCCTGAACGCCACAACTTCAGGCAGCGCGGGCGCGATCACGATTGTAGCCGACGGAACCGACTTGGATTTCGGCAATACCACCGGTACCGGTGGAACTGATGTTCTCCAGGCAGCTCAGAATGCCAAGGTCGTCATCGGTGATCCGGCCCTCAATCCGATCACGATCGAACGCACCTCGAACAGCATTTCTGATGCTATCAACGGAGTGACGTTGGCACTGACCAAGACCACCGGGGCCGACCCTGTGCAGATCAGCGTCACCCAGGACTCCACGGCGGTCAAGAATAACATCAAGGCTCTCGCGACGGCCTATAATGAGATCGTCAAATTTATCAACGAACGAAGCACGTACGATGTGACGACCAAGAAGGGCGGCATCTTCTTCAATGAACCGACCGCGCGCACGGTGTTGTCAAAACTGAGGACCGCTCTCGGTGCGGGCGTAGAGGGTGCGACAATCTATGGCAGCGTCGGACAAGTCGGATTCAAGACGGAACGGGATGGCACCATTACGGTGGACGATGGTCAGTTGGGAACCGCTATCAGTACCAATTACACCGCTGTCAAGGCGTTGTTCAGCAATCAGGGCACGCTCAAGGGGCTTGCTCAAGCCCTCGTCAGCGCGGTCGATACCCTGGATGACTCTGCCAGCGGATCATTGAGCGTGCGCAAAACCGGCCTTACCAGTGAAATCTCCAGAGTCAGCGACGATATTGCAAGACAGGAGGACAGGCTGAGCGCGTATGAGGAGCGCCTCAAAGCTCAGTTCGCATCTCTTGACGCGTTGCTGCGTCAAATTCAAAGCCAGACAAATTCGCTTCAAGGTCTCTCTTCAACGTCCTCGACCTAA
- a CDS encoding flagellar protein FlaG: MIHSVTPKADLPAKASHRSDATEETRLHATEERSDSEKTGADQAVRVSLQEAVGKIRRILQNTDSHLEIEIDPDLQRVVVKIVNGDSHEVIRQIPAEELLNLAKSLPDLKGLLLREQA, translated from the coding sequence ATGATTCACAGTGTTACACCAAAGGCGGATCTCCCAGCCAAAGCCAGCCATCGGAGTGATGCGACGGAGGAAACCCGTCTGCATGCGACAGAGGAGCGTTCAGACTCCGAAAAGACCGGCGCCGATCAAGCCGTACGCGTCTCGCTCCAGGAGGCGGTCGGCAAAATTCGGCGGATATTGCAGAACACCGACTCGCACCTGGAGATCGAGATCGATCCCGATCTGCAGCGCGTGGTCGTCAAGATCGTGAACGGTGATTCACACGAGGTCATCCGACAGATTCCCGCCGAGGAATTGTTGAACTTGGCAAAGAGTCTGCCGGACTTAAAAGGCTTGCTCCTTCGCGAGCAGGCCTAG
- a CDS encoding helix-turn-helix domain-containing protein has translation MHQSDGVSATDGEILTVMEVARFLRVPKSTVYKLARVGELPASKIGKHWRFLRGDIHSWMHSRSQQG, from the coding sequence ATGCATCAATCTGATGGCGTGTCAGCTACGGATGGCGAGATTCTGACGGTGATGGAGGTGGCCCGGTTTCTCCGGGTGCCAAAATCCACTGTGTACAAACTCGCCCGGGTCGGCGAATTGCCGGCATCGAAAATCGGGAAGCATTGGCGCTTCCTCCGTGGGGACATCCATTCATGGATGCACAGTCGTTCGCAACAGGGGTAA
- a CDS encoding glycosyltransferase family 9 protein produces MSRRVLIVNVTRMGDLVQMGTLLARLQEEWPGVQVDLVIDRRFSEVTSLLAGVEEVVPYDFHEFIDNSRIAKHDVGSLYREMRAWVAPLHERRYDRIINLTFNPASAFLSSYMDVADIRGARCGWDGRMIIDNPWMNYFSDMHHFRSMNRFNLVDVYALGGSGPGKFAPLRACIPAEAGAWAKHFLAMPGNDSHQWIAVQAGASDVMKAWRPEHFGVTLARLSDKWSGGIVLVGAPGEQATAAQVVQVYRGSGGKNPVKNAVGHTSVSQLTALLAESRVLLTNDTGPMHLAVAVQTPVIDVSVGHVDFRETGPYGRGHWVVQPQLDCAPCGFQQVCAHHSCKDRIPSERIAELMLHVLGKAGRPSSDPGFRLYESDVDEDQLGTFRLRGGVEAPLAEWYAEFWRRYAYKSWTGLPSRLPVQPLPPPDARLAMEHIALLIPRLDALCRRAGKIAQVASRRPLPVNELQRLQHTQAEERERAIAMGMRSPATGPVTVAFVRSIHSDDLQGLDRLAQYHAQACRKWRVQVVELGDALSHYLDGTLSRPLAMASGM; encoded by the coding sequence ATGAGCCGGCGTGTGCTGATCGTGAATGTTACGCGCATGGGGGATCTCGTGCAGATGGGCACGCTCTTGGCCCGTTTGCAGGAAGAGTGGCCAGGAGTTCAGGTGGATCTGGTCATCGACCGAAGATTCTCTGAGGTCACGTCTTTGCTCGCAGGAGTAGAAGAGGTCGTACCCTATGATTTTCACGAATTCATCGACAACAGCCGGATTGCGAAACATGATGTAGGGTCTCTTTATCGCGAAATGCGAGCGTGGGTCGCACCGCTTCATGAACGTCGCTACGACCGGATTATCAATCTGACGTTCAATCCGGCCAGTGCATTCTTGTCGAGCTATATGGACGTGGCTGACATTCGTGGCGCAAGGTGCGGCTGGGACGGCCGCATGATCATCGACAATCCATGGATGAACTATTTTAGCGACATGCATCATTTTCGATCCATGAACCGGTTCAACTTAGTCGACGTGTACGCGTTGGGCGGAAGCGGGCCGGGGAAGTTCGCTCCGCTTCGGGCGTGCATTCCCGCCGAGGCAGGTGCCTGGGCAAAGCACTTTCTTGCTATGCCGGGCAATGACTCGCACCAGTGGATCGCGGTGCAGGCCGGTGCCAGCGATGTTATGAAAGCCTGGCGACCCGAACACTTCGGAGTTACGCTCGCGAGACTCTCCGACAAATGGTCAGGCGGAATTGTGCTTGTTGGTGCCCCCGGTGAACAGGCAACCGCTGCGCAGGTGGTGCAGGTCTACAGAGGATCCGGAGGCAAGAACCCCGTGAAGAATGCTGTCGGTCACACGTCGGTTTCGCAGCTGACCGCATTACTCGCTGAGAGCCGGGTGCTTCTGACCAACGACACGGGTCCTATGCACTTGGCCGTGGCCGTGCAAACCCCTGTGATCGATGTGTCGGTCGGCCATGTGGATTTTCGAGAAACGGGTCCCTATGGACGGGGGCACTGGGTCGTGCAACCTCAATTGGATTGCGCGCCATGCGGCTTTCAACAAGTTTGTGCTCATCATTCGTGCAAAGACCGTATTCCCAGTGAACGCATTGCGGAGTTGATGCTGCATGTACTGGGAAAGGCGGGGCGGCCGAGCTCAGATCCGGGGTTTCGGTTGTATGAATCGGATGTGGACGAGGATCAACTCGGCACGTTCCGGCTTCGCGGAGGGGTCGAAGCTCCACTTGCCGAATGGTACGCGGAGTTCTGGCGCAGGTATGCCTACAAGTCTTGGACGGGACTTCCGAGCCGGTTGCCGGTTCAGCCGTTGCCTCCGCCTGACGCACGACTAGCGATGGAGCATATTGCGTTGCTGATTCCTCGTCTTGATGCATTGTGCAGGCGTGCCGGCAAGATCGCCCAAGTCGCGAGCCGCCGGCCGCTGCCGGTGAACGAACTGCAGAGGCTTCAACATACCCAGGCGGAGGAGCGCGAAAGAGCCATTGCAATGGGAATGAGATCACCGGCCACCGGGCCTGTCACCGTGGCATTTGTGAGATCCATTCACAGCGACGACCTTCAAGGACTCGATCGACTTGCGCAGTATCATGCGCAGGCCTGCAGGAAGTGGCGTGTGCAGGTGGTGGAGCTCGGCGATGCATTGTCTCATTACCTTGACGGGACATTGTCACGGCCACTCGCCATGGCATCGGGAATGTGA
- a CDS encoding PilZ domain-containing protein — protein MPTIVKSASDSMVLSDDRREWLRIDDQVLLEYRLLSESPGAAVSNQIKVTPESITSAIAKPTADLLARSGEALQDSLLVPWLKKIDWLLDLTLKTLATMHPEGISMAQVTDVSLSGGGVSFYSSREFAVGQDLALKLILPPFTPIQTTARIIRVDSARHGEQGHEIATQFTLISADEQEALIRHILLTQAERLRKQRSNP, from the coding sequence ATGCCAACCATCGTAAAGTCTGCTTCTGATTCCATGGTCCTTTCCGACGACCGCCGCGAATGGCTTCGAATTGACGATCAGGTACTTCTGGAATACCGACTCCTATCGGAATCTCCCGGGGCAGCCGTTTCGAACCAAATCAAAGTGACTCCCGAGTCCATCACTTCGGCAATAGCCAAGCCGACCGCTGATTTGCTGGCACGATCAGGGGAAGCGCTTCAAGACTCGCTCCTGGTTCCATGGTTGAAAAAGATCGACTGGCTCCTCGATCTGACGTTGAAAACCCTCGCGACAATGCATCCGGAAGGAATCTCCATGGCGCAGGTGACGGACGTGAGCCTGAGCGGGGGTGGGGTGTCGTTTTATTCGAGCAGGGAATTTGCCGTAGGACAGGATCTTGCCTTGAAGCTAATTCTTCCGCCGTTCACACCCATTCAAACGACTGCCAGGATCATCAGGGTCGATTCCGCTCGTCACGGCGAACAGGGGCACGAGATCGCGACCCAGTTCACCTTGATCAGCGCAGACGAGCAGGAAGCGCTGATCCGGCATATTCTGCTGACCCAAGCCGAGCGGTTACGCAAGCAACGCAGCAACCCATAG
- the cheY gene encoding chemotaxis response regulator CheY produces MAADPNMKILVVDDMSTMRRIVRNILKQLGFGNVEEAENGQEGLQKLQADAYGFVVSDWNMPVMTGIDMLRAIRADDKLKHIPVLMVTAEAQKENLVEAIQAGVSNYIVKPFTAETMQEKMAKIFK; encoded by the coding sequence ATGGCAGCAGATCCAAACATGAAAATCCTTGTCGTGGACGACATGTCAACGATGCGCAGAATCGTCAGAAATATTCTCAAACAGCTGGGGTTTGGCAATGTCGAGGAGGCTGAAAACGGTCAAGAGGGGTTGCAGAAGCTTCAAGCGGACGCCTATGGCTTTGTCGTCTCGGATTGGAACATGCCGGTCATGACCGGCATCGATATGCTGAGAGCGATTCGTGCGGACGATAAGTTGAAACATATTCCCGTCTTAATGGTCACGGCTGAAGCGCAAAAGGAAAACCTCGTTGAGGCGATTCAGGCCGGCGTCAGCAACTACATCGTGAAGCCGTTTACGGCGGAAACGATGCAGGAGAAGATGGCGAAGATTTTCAAGTAG
- a CDS encoding glycosyltransferase family 9 protein translates to MTRALVIQLARLGDLLQTIPVIVSIKDRHADLVLDLLCPAPFVAIARMIPGIRTVLGWDGATWRQQVESAETNFGAAHVAEADRHLRTVTCETYDRAYVLNQHPRALLAGGLLAREIVGARFHVLDDRLTPWAAYLRQMARTGHSHRVHLSDAFCGLCSVHPPGRACRIPVPDISLSSDLRKVGNDEGTWVGLLVGAGDAERLVPLSVWRDWIAGFLHVVPHGRVVLIGNKGEQQRAQELRELLPSSTLNRTLDLTGRTSLPELASALSRCHLVIGSDTGPLHLAAAVGTKVIGWYFSRASVHETGPYGPGHVIWQAVRAESNPAFPPSPVAPSRWPVEETLAYLTTSSYEGRPGWSAWRSHCDRWGAYYTEIGQETGPPQERERTWQLLHPVDVG, encoded by the coding sequence ATGACACGCGCACTCGTCATTCAATTGGCGCGGTTGGGCGATCTCCTGCAGACGATCCCGGTGATTGTCTCGATCAAAGATCGCCATGCCGATCTCGTGCTTGATCTGTTGTGTCCCGCCCCGTTCGTCGCAATCGCCCGCATGATCCCGGGAATACGCACCGTGTTGGGCTGGGATGGGGCGACGTGGCGACAACAGGTGGAATCTGCGGAGACCAATTTCGGAGCTGCACATGTGGCTGAAGCTGATCGTCATCTGCGGACAGTGACGTGTGAGACCTACGATCGGGCTTACGTATTGAATCAACATCCTCGCGCTCTTCTTGCAGGCGGTTTGCTCGCCCGCGAGATCGTTGGCGCCCGTTTCCATGTGCTGGATGACCGGCTGACGCCTTGGGCAGCCTATCTCCGGCAAATGGCCCGCACGGGTCATAGCCACCGTGTTCATCTCTCCGATGCCTTCTGCGGTCTTTGTTCCGTGCACCCCCCCGGCCGAGCATGCCGGATTCCTGTTCCCGACATCTCTCTTTCAAGCGATCTTCGAAAAGTCGGGAATGACGAAGGAACGTGGGTTGGTTTGTTGGTAGGAGCGGGCGATGCCGAACGGCTGGTCCCTTTGTCGGTTTGGCGTGATTGGATCGCCGGGTTTCTTCATGTGGTGCCTCACGGGCGGGTTGTGCTGATCGGGAACAAGGGGGAACAACAGCGCGCGCAGGAACTGAGGGAGTTGTTGCCGTCCTCCACGCTGAACCGAACGCTGGATCTGACAGGCCGTACATCACTGCCGGAGCTTGCCTCCGCACTGAGCAGATGCCACTTGGTGATCGGAAGCGATACGGGGCCGTTGCACCTGGCTGCTGCCGTTGGGACGAAAGTGATCGGCTGGTACTTCTCGCGGGCGAGCGTGCATGAGACAGGACCTTATGGGCCCGGGCATGTCATCTGGCAGGCGGTCCGTGCGGAATCGAATCCGGCGTTTCCTCCCTCCCCCGTGGCACCCTCCAGATGGCCGGTCGAGGAAACGCTTGCCTATCTGACAACCTCGTCATACGAGGGGCGGCCAGGCTGGTCTGCCTGGCGCAGCCATTGCGATCGCTGGGGAGCCTACTACACGGAAATCGGGCAGGAGACCGGTCCGCCGCAAGAACGGGAACGGACGTGGCAACTGCTTCACCCTGTTGATGTCGGATGA